The Theileria equi strain WA chromosome 2 map unlocalized gcontig_1105316255037, whole genome shotgun sequence genomic sequence AAGTGCAAGAGAGACTACTACCAACTAAGTAATCTGCCCTGGATGTATGTCATTCTACACTACCCTTGTAGACCCTACAGTTTCTTCATGAGTTCGGAACGTGTCTCTATCTCATTCTCTCATAACTACAAGGTCTATTCCTGCATCCTTCTAGACATACCATGAGTTACAAAATCTAAAGTGAGCAGTCTCGTCTGCATGTAGGCTCGTATCCTCTTCGGGCCTCCTAGTCTACTTTACATGATATCTTGTAACTAATCCGTCCCACGAATAGACCACTGGAACAGTGCATGCTGGAGTTTTGTGTTAATGAGGATTATGAGGTGCTATTCATTCCCggaggaagaggaatgCACGGAGAGTAACCCTATAAGTGTGTGCAAAAAGCCTCGCCAATATTCACCAAATttgttacacattttgtagAAATGGTGATAAGTCGCCATATCTTGTTTTTATCTCTTGTGTTGCCCGGTATTTGGGCTACTAGTGTTAAACACCCTGTGATAAGTCTAGACATTGGAAGACAGACGAATTACCGTAGCACTGGCCAGGAGATTGATGTAAAGAGTCataaagatggtgaagaaACATTCTACACTCACACCCTTAGCAAGCCGGCGCACCTCTCAGATATCATGGTAGATTGACACTACATTCATGCTGACCTATTCCCCTTTAAGGACGAAATTATTCTCTCTTCCTTGGTCTACTGGAGGTACGACAAGTCAGACATGCTAACTCTAAACCTGCAAAACTCCCAGGTGTTTCTGTGGAACAACGGGAATGGACGATTGGTTCCAAAGTCATCCACTCTTGACAGCTGCCCAAACGTTTTGGACCGTCAGGTGACCATAGACATTGGCAAAAATTCAGACGGCTGGTATGGACCGTCTACCATCACATCGAAAATTGACATATTCACCACCATGTTGACAAATCCAGAACTTCCTGGCTACCAGATTTGCCATAATACTGGTCCTCCTTTCATGGTCAAGAGTGTCGTTGATGGGACTACTCCAACGAACATTAAGGTGGCTCAGGAGGTCCATAATGTCTATGTCTACAGGTGGAATAATGTCCCCCTCTTGGTAGACTTTGAGCTCCTTAATAAGGAATTTCTCAGCTTTGCCAATCTCGACAACAAGTGGGAGGGAATAAAGACTCCCAAGAGTGACTACAGGAGAATGCACTACCTCAGGGAACTTTTAGGTTACATTAATTGCAGAATGGGCAACAGGGTCGTTATAGACATTTGGGTGAAAAAGAAGTACAGTAAATACCATATTGGTGCATGCAAGTTCCCAGGGATGGAAGAGAAAAAGGGAGCCGCTGTTATAGTAGAGAATGTCCCGCACAAATATGGAGATCTCAACGGTTACCAAGAGTTCAGGCGCAAGCTCTCAAACAACAAGCAATTCGACATTGGGCACATTATGAATTCCACACGTCGTGTCATTATAGATCTTCCAAATAGACCTGTAAAGACTGTCTCACTCTTCACTAGACCGTACGGATATACGAACAACCCACTAGATATTGTCGAAGTTGTAACGGACGTCTACGAGTACTATTATAAGCATAACAGAGATAAAgagtttgtaaaatacGCTGTGTCTAATGAGCCACTTAGGAAGACTAATGACCTTTTGCACTATGAAACAGGTAAGgtcattctttggaagaGCAAAGTAATTGAGAAAAGATACGACTTGTAATTTCTAAATTCATAATGCAAATGTATCTAGTGCATGCAAAGCATGGAGTAATGGCGACAAATGGGAGTCCATAACGATCATTCAGGAGCACTAGTCACAACCTCTGAGCGATTCTAGTGTTTTAAGGCGATTGTACTGATTATGGGTTTATGGATGTGCATAGATCATTGTGTTAATGCGACTGAAGGAAGATGGAAGAGACTGTGTCGCTAATCCTGGTGGCACCTGTCCATCCTACTACTCCTAGAGgagtcgaaatcttttggtgaaaaatatcgattgttagatatttcttattttagagatatattctctaaaatacaccatcttaggctctttaactacgatgaatagGCATTGGAGgtccattccgatagagataaaggcaatggccattttcacggttattccaaaaagttaaacggCACAGGCatcgataaatggttaattccaaaaggaacattgtattctgactccaaagaaggactcaggacacgtaaacgaccagagggtcgagaagtaaccattaaaatccaaaattcggcaacgtaaacaatgatttccGAGGAAAGGTCTTCTGTAGGCTCGTTGTTAAGCCGagggaacctccagaggaagtcatcacacctgaataaaacaatagggGACGACAACGTCGGAATGCAAACTGCAGCGAgtgaaatctcaacttcacgagctgaaacgataaaaggtgtcacaaatccaacattaatatcaacaagtgatgtagctgacaacaggtctacgttatccctcgttgaagggcaatgcctacctgaatctaatcaaaaaattttttctaaatgggtacgagcttgcgatcatacagagagtaaacagggagacatattgcctcttaaaaagcaacaaaaacatgatgataatggaagaataggacCCAAACTaatcgttaaacaaactggtacaacctaccgtgcatcattccaaactgacgacaaagagttcaacaatgacatacttggcactagaagactttattataatctagctgacgtaaggttagcgttaaccctggacgaattgcaatgtggacctgaatttaatcaaaaaaacttcttatataaacaggtggcgacttgtaaaactacccagtgtagacgggggataaacataacttttaaaaagcaaggcggtaataaaactatggcgcttatagtaatcgttgaagaaccagtaagtctctctaggagattcgctggaatcctcagtaagaggataaactcaaatggtcaagaaatcaaggtcaggtcgaaatacaatcgaaaaatcttatttataaaggcctgttctgattattccccaaacctacaggaaactgtagtgtctacaagggtgtaggaatTAAtaacgcacatataacaatccggtacgtacggggtaggtaatttgttgttgCTACTCCTAGAGACTCCCTTCGGCTAAAGCCTACGGTCgtccattcttccatatacaCCGTCATTCCCGTATATATCCACAAAGGATGTATTATGGGCTATGATTTATTTGAATACGCCAGGTGAGCGTTAGAGTAGTCCCTGTCTCTTGAGATCTTCATAGGCCTTTACGCTCATGAGGTTCCCCTCAGAGTCTTCACATTCTGCCTCCTGGGCGACCTTGAATGTGTTGCGATCCGAAACTGTCTTGAGCTTTTCATATAGTGCAAACGCATCCTCAATCTTTGTAATCTCCTGAATGGTAATTATGGGTGGTCATTAAATGAGTACATAAGGGCATGGAAATGAAAGCAAACCTTGAAGTGAGGAGTGTTTGGAATCTTTAGACACCTCATGCCAAACGAGTGCCTCCACTCCTGAAAGTGATTCTCAAACGCCTTTCTTCCCCAGTACGAGTAGTTGCCGCAAATCTCACACTTGAACTCCTGACCCAAGCCATGCAACTTGTAGAGCCAGTAGGGGATAGGCTTGCCGTCCCATCCAAGGGGGAGGTTGAGGGGATTATAAACGACCTTTTCCTCGTCTTCATCTTCGGAAGATTCTAAATCGCAATGATAATGTGAATTACAACAAACCTTCCAAGTTAACTTCTGGAGTCTCCTCGACAGCCTTTAATATTTCCTCCGTGAGACTATTGAGCTCCTTGTGAGTCCTAGACTCTCTCTTTTCTACACTCTCTATGGAGGCGTCAACTGTCCCTTGCAGCGTCTCTTTGTATGCACACACAAGGTACTCGAGCCGCGCAATTTCCCTATCGTGCTCCACACTCTTGGCGTACCATGGGAGGACATTTGTAGCGTCATCTGGGCCCTCGTTGGTGTCACTTGCGGAATGGTCCTTTCCATTATCTGTACTGACCTTTGCTTCCTCTTCTCTGGCCAAATGTTTGGCGAGTAGTGCTGCATACTTTTTACCCTTGGTAAACGATTCAAGTACGCCCTTGGAGCTAAAGAGCTTGTCGGATGGAGCGTTGTATAGTTCCAATGTATAAGTCTTATCCTTCCAATATTGCAGAGAGTTTGACTCCCACGAAGTCTTGAAGCTCTCCTCCATGGAAGCCTCGAGATTTTTGGAGTTTGCGAGTGGATTCTGTCTGCAAAAAAAATCGGCAAGATAGGCGTAAAGGTCTTGTAAATACTTTATATACTCTGCATTTCTATACTTGCAGTAGCGGGGGATGAGATGGaattgatgaaaagttGACAAGTAGGTAACGTAATCCATCTCCACAAAAGGAGCAACGTGAGACTCCAAAAGCTTATCATCCGTTAAACCCTTGTTACGAAGACGGTGGATTTCCTGTTGTCTATGCGTATTCAGCCTGTAATTCCTCAATGGCTGCagatttacaaatttgatataaaaGTCTTGCAAATAAATACATTTTCCGCTATTTTCCTCCggtttaaaaatggagtCCAAATGGACATCAGCACATGCCTTTTTAACCATTGACTTTAGATTACGAGCTTCTATAGGTGCATTGTACTGCTCATTGTGTCTGTAATAGTCCTTTATGTTTTTTAATGTGCTATAGTAGTTGTTCCATAACGTATCCGTGTCTTGGACGTCCGTACCTATAAATGTGTGTGAATGTGCTTATAAAGTGTGCGAATGCAAAATGTCTGTTGAGGGTATATAGGAGAGCGAAATGAGTTGTGGGAGTCCAATAAGTCATTATTCCTGGTATTCATCCATTGTAGTAGTCCATTAaaccaactactcagtactCAAGCTAGTATCCAAGgtagtatctccatagactcctaaatctgcctaacccaagggtctcctttagtACGTTTAAACATCCAGtaagtccagtaagaccaccagctccggcaagagtaccagatGATATGCCAGATATTGCTCCGAAAGTCATACCAGCAGCAGTAAGTTCGCCACCAGTAAGTTTAGCAGTTTCAGGAGGAGATCCTTGACCAGTAGCTCTAGAAGCAAGTTCAGGAGTAGTAGCATCCAGGTTAGATGAGCCAGCAGGATTTTGTGCTTCAGCAGATTTAGATTCAGCATCACTATCATTACCAGTATCAGTAGCATCAGGGGGAACAGGAATTTGATCTTCGGCTTGACTAGAACTAGCAATATCCTTAACCAGTTGAAGAGTTAGATCTAATCCAAATAGACCAGCGAAACCGTATCCTAGTTTTCCGAAATTCATCAGGTCACTGAGTATTTTTTCACCAGATCCTTTAACTCCACCTAGATCACTAACAACAGTAGCAGGATCTTGTAGAGGTGAGGATTGGGTAGGTTCATTACATTCTCCATAGCTCTGACAACCTAGTTTAGTAAGCTCATTGTTAAGTTGAGTCCAGCTTGTACAGTCATCAATTTGCTCCGGACCGGGTACATTATTCAAGACTTGTATCCATGTATCACCATTCTTCTTAAACCACTTATTAACTGTCAGAGGCCTCCCACCTTCAATGTATATTAGTACTGGATTCTTTTGACAATAAAATGCGTAGACGCTAACAGGACCCGTGATTGGAAGATTCTGCTTACTTAGGGTTATCCTCTTTATTTCAGTACCTTGATTCCATTGTGAAGAAAACTTTATCTTTACCAGATTAGTGCTTTCATCAGTGATGGCGTGTTTGTGGAACGGAATCTCTTTAGTACCAGAACCAACTTGAACTGATCTCTCGCTAACTGTAACCTTTCCTTCTCTAGAATCACTATGGTAAATACAACAATATGATTGTCCTGCGGATACACTCTCACTAATATTCATAGTAACAAGACTCTCACGAAAACACCTAACATTGTCGAGCTCAGTTGTAAGATCATCAGTAGGATAATATCCCGCAGAATCGTTATAGAATCCCTCTGATCTATAATTATTAACGATTCCCCAGGCAAGACAATCTAGAGTTTTACTGTAAAACCACCTTTGTTCCTCTCCACCCTTCTTTACGAACTGTAGAATAAGAGGAGTACTATCTACATTCTTTTGTGAGAACACTCTTATCCTAGATACTGGATAATTGTTTGGAAGACTAATGTCAGTGTTcatttttccaaagatCACTCTAGATACTTTAGTGCCTGTTTCAAAAGGATCACTAGGATCATTATAAACAACACATTCCTTAACGGTGTATTCACCTCCGGGAGGAGCAGGTTTTGGACCATATTCTGTAATCTTTCTGGTATCCTTTACACATTGAGGTACTTGATCATCATTATAAATCTGAGATGTGTCTTCTGgcttgttgatattaaaCGGCACTGCCCTGTTCCTCCGACAATTATTCTCATCGAGAAGGTAGAGTAGttctttatcttcattatcGGCATTCGACCAGTTGCCTCGTCCTCCTCCAGTAGTTGAACTGTGACAATAGTGCTTGGTTTCTGGTTTACCACCACCCCCAATAGTAACTTCGAGTAGGATAGGCTTACCAAGATTaccattccagtaatatactGAAACACTTTCTACATTAGGTATGGATACTCCCACGGATGATTCTACTATCTTACTTCCATCTTGTAGTTCCTTATATAGAATAAAAGTTCTTTCACTTCCATCTGGAATCCAATGAGTATATCTGGTAAAACTGGTAACATTGTTAATACTAGTATCTATTTTGACATTTAGGTTTTTTATATCACTTCTACATCTACATGGTCCACTACACTGTACATTTAACTTTAATACTCCAGTagtcatcctccatgttcaggGAGAGTAGtcattcaaaactctgagatccattagtagtctcaatgcgaccaaagaGAGCAGACAAGTACtttactccctagacaaccatacattcatcctccctcacaactagctcaccgtcagaaAGAGTATCCACaacagaacaagatgaacaactatcaatgcagtcttcagtagtacagtatggatAATCTACTGATAAGAAGAGTTCTTCATCCCTATTGTCGGATagtcgctctagtccctcatcCTTCGGGACATTCTGCTACGCTCCATTCACATCCATTACTTACCTGCGATAAACTTGATTTCCTTTTTACGTAATCCATCGGTGTCTCCATAGTAACCTAGGAGCATATTTGCAACGCCTTGTGCCTCTGTGACGAGGTTCTTGATTGCAGTTTCAATGGTTACCAACTTTTGTCCAGAGGCTCTTCTTCTATCGTTCAAAAGGGCACTGATCGCCTTTTCTAGATACTCCAGGTCCTCCTGACCTTCTCTTGTGCGTTCGAGTATGAACTTCATTCTGTTTCcagaaaattttattcttccttctccCGGGTGGGCTCCCCGGTTCTTCCTTCAGCCCAAGTGCCGGTTATCGGCTCTTTATCCAGTTGGTTTGAGACCAAAAACTTGCGATTCGCGACAATGGCACCTTTCCTTAGGGTAAACGGGTCGATAATCCTCTCTTCTCGACCAATTCGCCAAATGTTCGCCTTTTAAAGCCAAAAACTCACTCAGTCACTTTTCTTGTGCTTTTTATCTCCAGGAACGGTGCAGATGGGACCGCTGGGACGTTTTTAGAGACAAAAGTCGATCTTTTGAGGCCAAATGGAGATTCCAGGACCACCAACTCCTCAATGGTCATAAATGGACTCACAGAATCGTGAAAATTGTGTGAGCAGCTGCAGAAAAGGACGAGAAATTTAAAGTGGCGATTTCAGCGCTTCTGGGGGTGTGGGCGTAGCACACGACCAACGCCTGCAGCTGCAACGCAAACTCTGCTTGATCCATCAAGAAGACGCCATCACATGAGTTTAAGTGATGGTAATTGCGGATATCGCCAGGTAATGGGCCCAGAAATTGCAAATTGGTGGAGTTTTATGGAAATGTTacaagggtacctagaagaatgaaaatgagTGAAAGTGGAAGGGTACCTCGAACActgatggaggaagaatagtGAAGGTAGAATATTCCTAAACATGTATGAATAGTGTGACAGAAATAGTGATGTACCATAGGCACATGTGGGTTTACCAACTGGTAGATTTGCTGCATTGAGTGTGTGTACATCCATGGGATGTGCATGGCCGCTGGATGGTCATTGCAGAATTAAAGCGCTTTATCAAGACTCAGGTTGATGAGgtggagtagtagtagaagAACCTTTTTCTGTAGGTTTTAGGGACTCTAGAGCGGTATTGATGGAGTCCTGAGTATTCGTTTGCACTTTGGTAGCTGGATCAGAAATCTTTACGGTCGAAATTCCAGTCATCTCCTCTATCTTCTTATCATAGTCTTTCTTCTCGATGGATACCCATCCaccattcttcttttcaaagcATTTATGTCTCGTTGAGAGGAGTTCCACGACAGTGACCTTTAATACTTCTACACCCCTTTTTTTATGAATGACACAATAGCGACAGTAATCGTCATATCCATCGAGTAGTCCCTTTACTCCCTTTTTATACGTACGGTTTTCGGATGCCCATAGTTCCTTATCGCCATTCTTGACTTTAATGGCTGCGTATTCAGCCTTTGGAAAGAAATACTTTGTAGTAACACCCAGCAATTCCGCTTCGAAAATGGTACACTCTTTAATATCCTTATCAAGAGATATGTCAAGTTCAAAGTTACTTTTCCATAATCTAATTTTTCTTAACTCTGCAattttccagtaatagTTATTACAAGATACCCATTTACCAGCTTTGAGCTCTAGATAAGTTTTGTTCATAGTACTAGAGACAGTTGTTACGATAAGAATGAGTCCAAGTTTCCTATCCTTATCAAGATATAGCTCTGACATGATCGAACttttctccagaggaagGAGTCCAAACACTCTCATTTCCACTCATTAACTTTGTAACCATGATGTTCTTAGGAACAATAAGCTCTATTGAATTGGCATAAAAGAAGTGATAGAAGCAGCCACACTGCTCTCTGTCTGGATTATTTATATCAATGGTACCAGGGAGAGAAGGGACGTTCTTTGGAGCCTTATTCTTGAGCTTATCCAAGAGCTTTTCATGATCTTCTTCCCTTACTACCTCCCATCCATCATCCTGCACGCTATAACATCTCCAAGTGCTCTTTCCATCAgcctttacaaagtttacaaTTACTGATGCAggagattctccatcatagCAGATCATTACCTTTTGACCATGCTCCTTATCTAGACCCTTCCAAACttccttctctccatccacaacaGAAGTTATGAGGacaccatcctttggagtcaCTGTCTTGAGAGGTACTCCTCCGGAAAATGATTCCTCAATGGAGAAGAGATTAGTGTCTATACCATTAACATCAAGTTTGACTGTCTTCGTTTCACCAACTCCTCCTTTATCTTTACGGTCATTTGGAGGAACACAATAGCAGAATCCAACCAGGAATGCTGCGGATAGTAAagagaagagtctcatCTCTCTTAACTACTGCCCTCTCAAGAAACCAAGTGATTATTAGAAACTACAAGAGACTTTCCCTTttatatttccatcatGAAGCAACTACTGGATGcaaggaagaggaagaagaatagacaatcATGCAGACCCCATTTggataaagaagagaatagaatAGTGACCATACGTACGAATAATAAGGAATAGTGGAATAAAGAATATGCCATTTATTCCTTCCATCTCATACTATTCACCTACAACCTATAAACTGGGCATTTATGCGCCCATTCCTCTTTAATCCACCATGTCTAAACACGAAATTTGTTTTAGAATTTATTAAAACTTGCAGTCCAATAGTCTTAAGAATGGGttttatggatggagaaaTACCTGTAATTGTGTCTATGGTATATGGGTGTTTTAAGACGTCAAACTGTAGCCCGTTCCTATTTAGTGACATAAATAGTCCAATGTTCTTTTCACGAGGCTCCCTAATAGCTTCTTATGACTAGCCCCTGTGGTTATAATGCAGTACTATCTGCCTATACTCCTTATTATGATGACATTCATAACCCATTATTCATGTATAAACTCATGATAAGTCTAAAAGAGTGCCAGGACGAGAGGATAAAGAATGTCGTACTATTTGGAAGAccaggaggaagaagtaACTCTTTGGAATCCTCGAGAGTGAAAATGTACTGTTTCCGGGGCTAGACAATCCATGCAGAATGACATACACCCATGACGATTTAAGTTGATTGACCACCTACCAAAACCCTTTGCAGTACCGAAAAATGCCAGGTTATAATTGTTCCACTCTAAAACATTGTAAACAGACTAATGTAGCGCTGATAGGATGGTAAGCCAAAGGTGACGTTTTGCTCCGATGGCTGTTTAGAAAATCACATTCATGGTTTACCAGAGTGTATCCATTTTCTTGCAGATTTATAGAGGAGAGAGTCTAGAGGGTAATTAGGAGAAGATGGAATATCAAAGGGTACCCCTAATGCTGGTCATTGGTCTGCTGGTATTGACACATGCAGTGGATGCAGAATCTTCAGCAAGAGATGAGCTcattaaaatcaaagaAAAGTTGGAGAAAAACTCGGAACACCTCTCTACAGTCATCAACGGAAGGGATATACTCTCTAAAAGGGTTAAAGATGTGACCAATTTAGTAAAGGGAATCCTTTCGAGATCCGAGGCTGAGAATCCCTGGGAAATCCGAGAGATTGAACGGGTagaaaatgatatttaTCTATGGCTAAGACAGACGTATCTTAGGGTTGCAAGTACTAGTCGCGAGGTCAAAGCTATGCTTACAGACATTGAAAATGCCTTGAGCGGCAATGCCGGGGATATCATCATGACAATCACAAACAGGGCAAAGCAATTCCTGGATCGTAATAATACTATTTTGGAAAGAATAGAGAAGGATAAATATATTCTGAACTACAAATTCAGACTACTGCGCTGGCTGGAGACCTTGACAAAGTCAAATGCCGTCAAGAGAGTTTGGTATCCGCATAAACCAGTCTACAGCGAATCCAAAGAACTGACTATAAATGACATTAGTGAGATATTATTCGACATGGAGATATCCATTTCCCAGAAGCAACTGGAGAAGGTACCTGGGACCCTCAAAACAGCCCTGGAAGACGatctaaaggagatgaaTTTCACAAGGGAAAAGTTTGAGAATGCGATGGACAGGGCAAAGAGGATAGAGGCTGAATCTCTTGACATTGTAAATAATGCACCAAGCACTGCACTTGAAAGAATCCACAGGCAGATTGCAGGGCAGTATCATGAGCTCAGGTTACGGTATAGAGATAACATGGCACGTGTTATTCCTGCGACTATAGATCTGGAAGGAcatttgaagatgataCGGCAATGTATACCTGAGGAGGAAAGCGGGAAGAAGTTGAATAAACAATGCATAAGAATCTGCAGAAGGGCTGCACTATCTCTGCATAACTCCACTACTTTTCCAACCGCCCATTATGTAAAGGAGGTTGAAGACGCTATTGGTGAAATGAAGGAACTCATCGAGAGAGTTAGAAAGGAGTCTGCTGTTGCTCAGAATGGGCCTGATGACAAGGCAATCTCAAGGCATCATGCCTCTGAACTTCCGACTGGTCCTCTACAAGACGAGCCAGACAAGGTgggaaatgatgaagaaaccGATAATGATGGCATTCAATATGAGAATGGAATCTATACAAGAGGGGTTTACCTTGTCACATTCATTATCCTTTTAATCACCTACCATGGTGAATAGGCGACCAGCCCCGAATGATTGCCCGAGGAACGAGAGATCCATGGTCGTCATACCCGTAAACAAATACTTTGGCCCGTATCCAAAAATGAGCTGGTCCACAACACCAGAGTGTGATGTAACTGCTAAAGTGGCTCATAGTTGAGCTTCTGACGGAGGATGACTCGGTCTAATGAATAGTGATAAACATTCTAAACTTAGTGATCCCCTCCGGAAGCATCTCCAATCTGATAAATACAACTATAAAGGTTGGGAAATCTCTATTTCCTACCCTCTTATACTgattcattcttccaacaAGAGTCTTCCTCCTTCCATCTACTCTGTCCACCAGCATGGGATTACGAGCCTTCTTGGTCATCCAAAGGGAGTATTTGAAGGTACAGTTTTTTCTCATTCTGGAAGAATCTTTATTGCTCAACAATATCCCAATTTAGACCACAGTCTGCGTATATCCATAgatattctcttcctttgaCCCCATGCATTCtgtctattcttcatcCCGCCAATCAAACTCAATCACCATAAGGTAACCTGGAAGATGAATGTTTTGGGGGTTTTACATCTAGTTCTATTAGTTAGATCTTGCATAGCTGCTGTAACAGACTCGCAAGGTGACAAGGCAGTTGTTGGATGATCTCTTTGCAAGAGTTGAGTAGTGCTCGACAGCGACTAATGTGTTTAAGTGTATATAAATTGAATGGTGCATAATGTGAAGGCTTTTCATGGTCTATCACTGGAGGATTCTAGAGTTGACACTGTGCAGTAGTAGGCGTGGCTTCCATTGGATTTTGCCAGCTCCATGAGTAGTGGCTCCTTAAACTGATGCTCCAAGTGCGTATAAACATCCATTTCCAGAATGAGTTGCAGAGGGTTCTTTGTCAAACCTTTGGTACAGTTACCTTTTAATCATCCGTTGGAGGTTTCTTCTTGATGGGTCTGGTTCTCTGCTCCATTTACTCGTTCCAGATCTTGCCACTCGTAGAAACTCGTCTAAACTACTCACTATTCCATTTCTTTGGAGGAAGAAACCAGTCTTTACAGACCTCGAAATCATGGGCTTCTCAATGTGAACAAGGAGCTATGCTGTGAAAATTTGCAGGTAAGAGTGCGATGATTAATAGAGATAAAGGAGAAGTGTCCTTATCTTTTCACTAAAAAGTTTAACTTTTACTCTCTCAACTGCCTAGGCTACTTTAGAGAGCATAAACATAATGCAAATGTACGCGGAATCTGATCGACATATCACCGGCATGCAACTATTTTCGGCAAatttatagacattaatgTGACGGGAGAGCATCTAAATGGGATGAGTTGTCCATGTAGTGTCTACTGTCTATAGGGGTGGTTTATGTCCCCTGGTGGTTCCTAGAATAGACGTAAAACTGCCTAAGAATGTAACgtttacattttaaatttatgaGTATTCTGATGGTTATTCTCCTAAATTTGTGCCTCTGGAATTCACAGATATTCCTCCCTGGCGAGATTCTTTAGAGAATGCTTTGCATCTCATCTGATCAAACTTTTTCTCTGGACAAAGCTCCTCTTTATGGAGGCCTTGTCTGTCAAAAAGCGTCAacaatttatacatttacatccaCAAGTATAGTTCTTACAAAATGTGCGATAGCTTTAATGTTCGGAAATTTGAGTGTCCCCCAGCTCTCAGCATTCATTCCGGAAATCACTGTGTTATCGACCTTTTCTCAT encodes the following:
- a CDS encoding hypothetical protein (encoded by transcript BEWA_036360A); translation: MNKTYLELKAGKWVSCNNYYWKIAELRKIRLWKSNFELDISLDKDIKECTIFEAELLGVTTKYFFPKAEYAAIKVKNGDKELWASENRTYKKGVKGLLDGYDDYCRYCVIHKKRGVEVLKVTVVELLSTRHKCFEKKNGGWVSIEKKDYDKKIEEMTGISTVKISDPATKVQTNTQDSINTALESLKPTEKGSSTTTPPHQPES
- a CDS encoding hypothetical protein (encoded by transcript BEWA_036330A), with the translated sequence MLTLNLQNSQVFLWNNGNGRLVPKSSTLDSCPNVLDRQVTIDIGKNSDGWYGPSTITSKIDIFTTMLTNPELPGYQICHNTGPPFMVKSVVDGTTPTNIKVAQEVHNVYVYRWNNVPLLVDFELLNKEFLSFANLDNKWEGIKTPKSDYRRMHYLRELLGYINCRMGNRVVIDIWVKKKYSKYHIGACKFPGMEEKKGAAVIVENVPHKYGDLNGYQEFRRKLSNNKQFDIGHIMNSTRRVIIDLPNRPVKTVSLFTRPYGYTNNPLDIVEVVTDVYEYYYKHNRDKEFVKYAVSNEPLRKTNDLLHYETGKVILWKSKVIEKRYDL
- a CDS encoding conserved hypothetical protein (encoded by transcript BEWA_036350A), which produces MKFILERTREGQEDLEYLEKAISALLNDRRRASGQKLVTIETAIKNLVTEAQGVANMLLGYYGDTDGLRKKEIKFIADTSINNVTSFTRYTHWIPDGSERTFILYKELQDGSKIVESSVGVSIPNVESVSVYYWNGNLGKPILLEVTIGGGGKPETKHYCHSSTTGGGRGNWSNADNEDKELLYLLDENNCRRNRAVPFNINKPEDTSQIYNDDQVPQCVKDTRKITEYGPKPAPPGGEYTVKECVVYNDPSDPFETGTKVSRVIFGKMNTDISLPNNYPVSRIRVFSQKNVDSTPLILQFVKKGGEEQRWFYSKTLDCLAWGIVNNYRSEGFYNDSAGYYPTDDLTTELDNVRCFRESLVTMNISESVSAGQSYCCIYHSDSREGKVTVSERSVQVGSGTKEIPFHKHAITDESTNLVKIKFSSQWNQGTEIKRITLSKQNLPITGPVSVYAFYCQKNPVLIYIEGGRPLTVNKWFKKNGDTWIQVLNNVPGPEQIDDCTSWTQLNNELTKLGCQSYGECNEPTQSSPLQDPATVVSDLGGVKGSGEKILSDLMNFGKLGYGFAGLFGLDLTLQLVKDIASSSQAEDQIPVPPDATDTGNDSDAESKSAEAQNPAGSSNLDATTPELASRATGQGSPPETAKLTGGELTAAGTDVQDTDTLWNNYYSTLKNIKDYYRHNEQYNAPIEARNLKSMVKKACADVHLDSIFKPEENSGKCIYLQDFYIKFVNLQPLRNYRLNTHRQQEIHRLRNKGLTDDKLLESHVAPFVEMDYVTYLSTFHQFHLIPRYCKYRNAEYIKYLQDLYAYLADFFCRQNPLANSKNLEASMEESFKTSWESNSLQYWKDKTYTLELYNAPSDKLFSSKGVLESFTKGKKYAALLAKHLAREEEAKVSTDNGKDHSASDTNEGPDDATNVLPWYAKSVEHDREIARLEYLVCAYKETLQGTVDASIESVEKRESRTHKELNSLTEEILKAVEETPEVNLEESSEDEDEEKVVYNPLNLPLGWDGKPIPYWLYKLHGLGQEFKCEICGNYSYWGRKAFENHFQEWRHSFGMRCLKIPNTPHFKEITKIEDAFALYEKLKTVSDRNTFKVAQEAECEDSEGNLMSVKAYEDLKRQGLL
- a CDS encoding signal peptide containing protein (encoded by transcript BEWA_036370A), with the translated sequence MRLFSLLSAAFLVGFCYCVPPNDRKDKGGVGETKTVKLDVNGIDTNLFSIEESFSGGVPLKTVTPKDGVLITSVVDGEKEVWKGLDKEHGQKVMICYDGESPASVIVNFVKADGKSTWRCYSVQDDGWEVVREEDHEKLLDKLKNKAPKNVPSLPGTIDINNPDREQCGCFYHFFYANSIELIVPKNIMVTKLMSGNESVWTPSSGEKFDHVRAIS
- a CDS encoding hypothetical protein (encoded by transcript BEWA_036340A), whose amino-acid sequence is MISEERSSVGSLLSRGNLQRKSSHLNKTIGDDNVGMQTAASEISTSRAETIKGVTNPTLISTSDVADNRSTLSLVEGQCLPESNQKIFSKWVRACDHTESKQGDILPLKKQQKHDDNGRIGPKLIVKQTGTTYRASFQTDDKEFNNDILGTRRLYYNLADVRWRLVKLPSVDGG